One window of Vitis riparia cultivar Riparia Gloire de Montpellier isolate 1030 chromosome 5, EGFV_Vit.rip_1.0, whole genome shotgun sequence genomic DNA carries:
- the LOC117913908 gene encoding receptor-like protein kinase 2 yields MKCVFLSFELKASKERTERREREEAEPNDANPRRKVWKLRQMSMPSSRQPYNFSSFLVTPPPLFLSFFFLGLLTAPVFAVDNHEAFLLFSWLHSTPSPATSSLPDWNINDATPCNWTSIVCSPRGFVTEINIQSVHLELPIPSNLSSFQFLQKLVISDANITGTIPPEIGGCTSLRIIDLSSNSLVGTIPASLGKLQKLEDLVLNSNQLTGKIPVELSNCLNLRNLLLFDNRLGGNIPPDLGKLSNLEVIRAGGNKEITGKIPAELGECSNLTVLGLADTQVSGSLPASLGKLSRLQTLSIYTTMLSGEIPPDIGNCSELVNLYLYENSLSGSVPPELGKLQKLQTLLLWQNTLVGVIPEEIGNCSSLQMIDLSLNSLSGTIPPSLGDLSELQEFMISNNNVSGSIPSVLSNARNLMQLQLDTNQISGLIPPELGKLSKLGVFFAWDNQLEGSIPSTLANCRNLQVLDLSHNSLTGTIPSGLFQLQNLTKLLLISNDISGTIPPEIGNCSSLVRMRLGNNRITGGIPRQIGGLKNLNFLDLSRNRLSGAVPDEIESCTELQMVDLSNNILEGALPNSLSSLSGLQVLDVSVNRLTGQIPASFGRLVSLNKLILSGNSLSGSIPPSLGLCSSLQLLDLSSNELFGSIPMELSQIEALEIALNLSCNGLTGPIPTQISALNKLSILDLSHNKLEGNLIPLAKLDNLVSLNISYNNFTGYLPDNKLFRQLPAIDLAGNQGLCSWGRDSCFLNDVTGLTRNKDNVRQSRKLKLAIALLITMTVALVIMGTIAVIRARTTIRGDDDSELGGDSWPWQFTPFQKLNFSVEQILRCLVDSNMIGKGCSGVVYRADMDNGEVIAVKKLWPTAMGASNGDNDKSGVRDSFSAEVKTLGSIRHKNIVRFLGCCWNRNTRLLMYDYMPNGSLGSLLHEKAGNSLEWGLRYQILLGAAQGLAYLHHDCVPPIVHRDIKANNILIGLEFEPYIADFGLAKLVNDADFARSSNTVAGSYGYIAPEYGYMMKITEKSDVYSYGIVVLEVLTGKQPIDPTIPDGLHVVDWVRQKKGGVEALDPSLLCRPESEVDEMMQALGIALLCVNSSPDERPTMKDVAAMLKEIKHEREDYAKVDVLLKGFPATDIQDNKSSSGAPATSSSTPTTQSLYPKSNNTSFSASSLLYSSSSNGKMGFN; encoded by the exons ATGAAGTGTGtgtttttgagttttgagttgAAAGCAAGCAAAGAGAGAACagagagaagggagagagaGGAAGCAGAACCCAATGATGCAAACCCGAGAAGAAAGGTTTGGAAATTGAGGCAAATGTCGATGCCCAGCTCGAGGCAACCCTACAACTTCTCATCATTCTTGGTCACTCCGCCACCTCTCTTCCtttccttcttcttccttggtctTCTCACAGCCCCCGTCTTCGCCGTTGACAACCATGAGGCCTTTCTTCTCTTCTCGTGGCTGCATAGCACCCCTTCACCAGCCACCTCATCTTTACCAGACTGGAACATAAATGACGCCACCCCTTGTAACTGGACTTCCATAGTATGCTCTCCCCGAGGTTTTGTAACCGAAATCAATATACAGTCTGTCCATCTCGAGCTCCCTATACCATCAAATCTCTCTTCCTTCCAATTTCTTCAGAAGCTCGTCATTTCAGATGCCAATATTACTGGAACCATCCCTCCTGAGATCGGTGGCTGCACGTCACTTAGAATCATCGACCTTAGTTCCAACAGTCTTGTTGGTACCATCCCAGCAAGTCTAGGTAAGCTTCAGAAGCTTGAGGACTTGGTTTTGAATTCCAATCAGCTCACTGGGAAAATCCCAGTTGAGCTTAGCAACTGCCTTAATCTTAGGAATCTCCTCCTCTTTGATAATCGTCTTGGAGGGAATATTCCACCAGATTTAGGGAAGTTGTCTAATCTGGAAGTTATACGTGCCGGAGGGAACAAAGAAATTACTGGGAAAATCCCTGCAGAGCTCGGAGAATGCAGCAACCTGACTGTGCTGGGGCTGGCTGATACCCAAGTTTCAGGATCCTTACCGGCCTCATTGGGTAAGCTTAGCAGACTTCAGACATTGTCCATATATACTACTATGCTGTCTGGTGAAATTCCTCCTGATATAGGTAACTGTTCTGAGCTTGTAAATTTATACCTTTATGAAAACAGTCTCTCTGGTTCAGTTCCGCCAGAGCTTGGTAAGCTTCAGAAGCTTCAAACCCTCTTGCTATGGCAGAATACTCTCGTTGGTGTCATCCCAGAAGAGATTGGGAATTGTAGTAGCTTGCAAATGATTGATCTCTCTTTGAATTCTTTATCTGGAACCATACCACCATCTCTTGGGGACCTTTCAGAGCTTCAAGAGTTCATGATCAGCAATAACAATGTCTCTGGTTCAATACCTTCAGTTCTCTCAAATGCAAGGAATCTTATGCAGTTACAACTCGACACAAATCAGATATCAGGTTTGATCCCACCAGAGCTTGGGAAGTTGTCAAAGCTTGGGGTTTTCTTTGCTTGGGACAACCAGCTGGAAGGAAGCATTCCTTCTACTTTGGCTAATTGTAGAAACCTCCAAGTACTGGACTTGTCTCACAATTCGCTTACTGGTACCATTCCTTCTGGTTTGTTTCAGCTTCAAAACCTCACAAAACTGCTCTTGATTTCCAATGATATTTCGGGTACCATACCTCCAGAAATTGGTAATTGCAGTTCTCTTGTGCGGATGCGGCTTGGAAACAACCGGATTACCGGTGGGATCCCAAGACAAATTGGTGGACTCAAGAACTTAAATTTTCTTGATCTGTCTAGAAATCGCCTTTCAGGGGCAGTGCCAGATGAGATTGAAAGTTGCACAGAATTGCAGATGGTAGACCTCAGCAACAATATTCTAGAAGGGGCCCTGCCTAATTCACTGTCCTCTCTATCTGGTCTCCAAGTCTTGGATGTTTCAGTGAACCGATTAACGGGCCAGATTCCAGCAAGTTTTGGTCGTCTAGTTTCATTAAACAAGCTCATTCTAAGCGGAAATTCTTTATCCGGATCAATACCTCCTTCACTGGGCCTCTGTTCAAGTCTCCAATTGCTTGATCTCAGCAGCAATGAGCTCTTTGGCAGCATACCCATGGAGCTTTCTCAGATTGAGGCCCTGGAGATTGCTCTCAACCTCAGTTGCAATGGGCTCACTGGGCCAATCCCAACTCAAATATCTGCACTCAACAAGCTTTCCATACTGGATCTTTCGCACAACAAGCTTGAGGGGAATTTGATTCCGCTCGCCAAGCTTGACAATCTTGTTTCTCTAAACATCTCTTACAATAATTTCACTGGTTATCTTCCAGACAACAAGCTCTTCCGACAGTTACCAGCCATAGACCTAGCTGGAAACCAAGGGCTTTGCTCTTGGGGCAGGGACTCATGCTTCTTGAATGATGTGACTGGTTTAACAAGAAATAAAGATAACGTAAGGCAGTCACGGAAACTCAAACTAGCCATTGCATTGCTGATAACAATGACAGTGGCACTGGTCATCATGGGAACAATTGCAGTGATTCGGGCACGAACAACCATCAGAGGAGATGATGATTCAGAGTTGGGAGGAGATTCATGGCCATGGCAATTCACTCCATTCCAGAAGTTAAATTTCTCTGTGGAGCAAATATTGAGATGCCTGGTGGATTCCAATATGATAGGAAAAGGTTGTTCCGGGGTTGTGTATCGCGCTGACATGGACAATGGTGAAGTTATTGCAGTAAAGAAGCTTTGGCCAACAGCAATGGGAGCGTCCAATGGCGACAATGATAAATCTGGAGTTCGTGATTCCTTCTCTGCAGAGGTTAAGACTCTTGGCTCAATCCGTCATAAGAACATTGTTAGGTTCTTGGGCTGTTGTTGGAATCGAAACACAAGATTGCTCATGTATGATTACATGCCCAATGGAAGCTTGGGTAGTCTCCTACATGAGAAGGCTGGAAATTCCCTGGAATGGGGACTACGGTACCAGATTTTGTTGGGGGCGGCACAAGGCCTTGCTTATTTACACCATGATTGTGTTCCGCCCATTGTCCACAGGGACATCAAGGCCAACAACATTCTCATTGGTCTTGAATTTGAGCCTTATATTGCTGATTTTGGCCTTGCTAAGCTCGTCAATGATGCAGATTTTGCTAGATCCTCTAATACGGTTGCTGGCTCCTATGGATATATTGCTCCTG aaTATGGTTACATGATGAAGATCACAGAGAAGAGCGATGTTTACAGCTACGGAATTGTTGTATTGGAAGTTTTGACAGGGAAGCAACCAATTGACCCAACAATACCAGATGGTCTCCACGTGGTGGACTGGGTGAGACAGAAGAAGGGAGGAGTTGAAGCCCTTGACCCAAGTTTACTATGTCGACCTGAATCTGAAGTGGATGAAATGATGCAAGCATTAGGCATAGCCTTACTATGCGTAAACTCATCCCCTGATGAAAGGCCTACTATGAAAGACGTGGCAGCAATGCTCAAGGAGATCAAACATGAGAGAGAGGACTATGCAAAGGTTGATGTTCTCCTCAAGGGGTTTCCAGCAACAGATATTCAAGACAATAAGAGCTCCAGTGGAGCTCCTGCAACGTCATCATCAACGCCAACAACACAAAGCTTGTACCCAAAAAGCAATAACACAAGCTTTTCTGCATCCTCACTACTTTATTCATCTTCATCTAATGGCAAAATGGGGTTCAATTGA